Part of the Gammaproteobacteria bacterium genome, ATTTTTCGCAAGCACAAGGTGTTGCGGATGGCGGGCCAGGACGCGAGCCGTTTCGAGGGCGTCTTTTGGTCGGCGAAGGACTTGAACCCTCTGTATCATCGGATCAGCGCTTCGCGCTTGCAGTCCACCGGCATGGAGGCCGTCTTCGAGGCCGGCTTCAGCGAGTTCGCGCGGCTGCGCGAGCAGCCCGGGATCGAGCCCATGGCCGTCGTCGAGGGCGCGCAGCGGGCCATGCGGGTGGCGCTGACCCGCGAGGAGGACTTCCTGGAGACGCACCTGACTTTTCTGGCCACGGTAGGCTCCACCAGTCCCTACATCGGTCTGTTCGGCACGGTGTGGGGAATCATGAACAGCTTTCGCGCCCTGGGCAACGTGCAGCACGCCACGATCGCCATGGTGGCGCCCGGCATTTCCGAGGCGCTGATCGCCACCGCCATGGGATTATTTGCCGCTATCCCGGCGGTGATTGCCTATAACCGCTTCGTCAACGATGTGGAACGGCTGGTCAGCCGTTATAACGCTTTCGTGGACGAGTTTTCCTCCATCTTGCAGCGTTACGCCCACTCCTGAGCCGCATATGCCCAGTTCCAGCCGCAGGCGCCCCATGGCGGAGATCAATGTGGTTCCCTACATAGACGTGATGTTGGTGCTGTTGGTGATCTTTATGATTACCGCGCCGCTGCTGAGCCAGGGGGTGCGGGTGGAATTGCCCGGCGTCGCCTCCGAGCCTTTGCCGCCCGGCAAGCACGAGCCGGTGATCGTCACGGTGGATGTGGAGGGGCGGTATTATGTCAATTATGGCGATGCTCAGGACCAGCCGATCCCGGCGGAGCAACTGGTGAACCGCATCGGCGCCCTGCTGCGCCACCGCCCCGGCACTCCCTTCTATGTTCGCGGCGATGGCCGAGTGCAGTATGCGCGCGTCGTCGAGGTCATGGCCTTGTTGCAGGGGGCAGGGGTGCCGAGCGTCGGGCTGGTGACGGAGCCGCCGGAGCGCGGGGGAGGTTGAACCTGCACCGGGGGGACGGCCTGCTGTTGCCGGCACTGTATGCCTTGCTGGTGCACGGCGCGCTGGCCGTGCTGCTGACGCTGGGTTTTCGTCCCGCGTCCATTCGCGTGCCGCCGCCGCCGACGCCCAGCCGCATGGTGCAAGCGGTGTCCGTGGATGCCAAAGAAGTCGAGCAGGAGTTGCAGCGCCTGCAAGAGATTGAGCGCCGCAAGCAGACGGAGGAGAAGCAACGGCAGCAACGGTTGCGCGAAGCCGAGAACAAGCGCAAGGCGGAGGAGCGGAAGCGCCGCGAGGCCGAGAACAAGCGCAAGGCGGAGGAACAGAAGCGCCGCGAGGCCGAGAGTAAGCGCAAGGCGGAGGAACAGAAGCACCGTGAAGCCGAGCGCCGCCGCAAGGCGGAGGAGGATAAGCGCCGCGAACTCGAGCGCCGCCGCAAGCAAGACGAGCAACGTGCCGCGCAACGCCAGCAGCAGCAGGAAGAGCAGCGCCGCGAAGAGCAGGCCCGCCTGGCCGAATTGCAGCGGCAACGGGTCGCCGAGGAAGAGCGCAAGCGCAAGGCGGAGGAGGAACGCAAGCGCCTGGAACAGGAACAGGCGCGCCTTGAGGAAGAGCGCAAGCGCCTGGAGCAGGAGGCCGAGCGCCGCCGCAAAGAGCGCAAAGAG contains:
- the tolA gene encoding cell envelope integrity protein TolA, with the protein product MNLHRGDGLLLPALYALLVHGALAVLLTLGFRPASIRVPPPPTPSRMVQAVSVDAKEVEQELQRLQEIERRKQTEEKQRQQRLREAENKRKAEERKRREAENKRKAEEQKRREAESKRKAEEQKHREAERRRKAEEDKRRELERRRKQDEQRAAQRQQQQEEQRREEQARLAELQRQRVAEEERKRKAEEERKRLEQEQARLEEERKRLEQEAERRRKERKEREEMERKRREAEQRRSDQELLRQLQQSLSEHIRSNFNITGLARGQTCKLRVRLAADGAVIGVAIASSSGDPVFDRRAATAVQKSSPLPVPRDAAAFERLGLQELTFVFDPWH
- the tolR gene encoding protein TolR, producing MAEINVVPYIDVMLVLLVIFMITAPLLSQGVRVELPGVASEPLPPGKHEPVIVTVDVEGRYYVNYGDAQDQPIPAEQLVNRIGALLRHRPGTPFYVRGDGRVQYARVVEVMALLQGAGVPSVGLVTEPPERGGG
- the tolQ gene encoding protein TolQ, which produces MSADLSFLQLIAEASLLVQLVMLLLLAASVVSWTMIFRKHKVLRMAGQDASRFEGVFWSAKDLNPLYHRISASRLQSTGMEAVFEAGFSEFARLREQPGIEPMAVVEGAQRAMRVALTREEDFLETHLTFLATVGSTSPYIGLFGTVWGIMNSFRALGNVQHATIAMVAPGISEALIATAMGLFAAIPAVIAYNRFVNDVERLVSRYNAFVDEFSSILQRYAHS